Proteins from a single region of Megalopta genalis isolate 19385.01 chromosome 3, iyMegGena1_principal, whole genome shotgun sequence:
- the ova gene encoding ovaries absent isoform X1 — MRFSTLEEQEYAVGLPKKPLLHTGQTMMTTTDTMEMKENNVFEEGSVVSNLPLLFANGHPTSLEKITLTQLEHFVTFMVQCSLGHDNTDAITEPRWWPKEVKFTNPLARPKRINENWMANLKKLVFRCYTYHRSEYLLRFCSYLARYPQEDLEYVNNWDSTTSLYHKSTGKLLVTFRNENMNYDKRYESPRKKLLSCNGVAICNSNKLKQQQQQHSILMVEPPAEDIYLCDNCDAEFIGLEKMKEHERMCCEQEQTTNNWRSTTPDVLNVKPPEIKQDHFLEYFRLRPPIANTATVTEVHEDMTVNNSVAERSSRRVRGSINFARCPSIPFSSPAGMLLAKKSKAMTQGTQQERLERIERHLVAPVLNGSCKPKWLEAEFSNDRWIVTYKPNKEKIVDDYVHQYQFVNTVKRKPMLSIHSQLLYLACRPVYVLLTQLTHEQINDFRRNPLKYKCVDQKPSIDDKEASVRTVENVSPNVSSKRKAPSDENDTNSMEKDYDEILSNEASVGNLSLSRVTECCGENDITVDQSIKETTFCTNTSNRITVIDLCSSDDEENTVPSALSDESRKPLKFITDADVTKSLLQNLSSTKFHLSTNPINQTSGRSNGNIFNNDSETCTSKYRSTMLNARMNISPILRPAP; from the exons ATGAGATTCTCAACATTGGAAGAACAGGAGTACGCGGTAGGCTTACCTAAGAAACCGCTACTTCATACTGGACAGACCATGATGACCACTACAGATACCATGGAGATGAAAGAGAATAATGTCTTCGAAGAAGGATCTGTAGTATCCAATCTTCCTTTACTGTTTGCCAATGGGCATCCAACATCGTTGGAAAAAATTACATTA ACACAACTGGAACATTTTGTAACATTCATGGTTCAGTGTTCGCTAGGACACGATAATACAGATGCGATTACTGAGCCACGATGGTGGCCAAAAGAAGTGAAATTCACAAATCCTTTGGCAAGACCTAAAAGAATTAATGAA aACTGGATGGCTAATTTGAAGAAATTGGTATTTAGATGCTACACGTATCACAGAAGCGAATATTTGTTACGTTTTTGTTCATATCTGGCTCGGTATCCACAGGAAGATCTAGAGTATGTTAACAACTGGGATTCTACTACGAGCCTTTATCACAAAAGTACTGGAAAATTATTAGTCACATTTCGTAATGAAAACATG AACTATGACAAGAGATATGAGAGTCCACGAAAGAAATTACTCTCGTGTAACGGAGTTGCTATTTGCAATTCCAATAAGTTaaaacagcagcaacaacagcatTCCATTTTAATGGTGGAACCACCAGCAGAAGACATTTATTTGTGCGACAATTGCGATGCTGAGTTTATAGGCCTAGAAAAGATGAAG GAACACGAACGCATGTGCTGTGAACAGGAACAAACCACAAATAATTGGCGGTCCACAACACCGGATGTATTGAATGTGAAACCACCTGAGATAAAGCAAGACCACTTCTTGGAATACTTTCGATTACGCCCGCCAATAGCCAACACTGCGACGGTCACAGAGGTCCATGAGGACATGACCGTCAATAACAGTGTCGCTGAGCGAAGTTCACGTCGTGTCCGTGGTTCTATTAACTTTGCAAGATGTCCGAGTATCCCGTTTTCATCTCCTGCTGGAATGTTATTAGCAAAAAAATCGAAAGCTATGACACAAGGCACCCAGCAAGAAAGATTGGAGAGAATAGAGAGAcatcttgttgctcctgttttAAACGGTTCATGTAAACCGAAATGGTTGGAAGCGGAGTTCAGTAACGACAGATGGATTGTAACGTATAAACCAAACAAAGAAAAAATTGTAGACGACTACGTGCACCAATATCAATTTGTAAATACTGTTAAGAGAAAGCCAA TGTTAAGTATACATTCGCAATTGTTATACCTTGCTTGTCGACCTGTATATGTTCTTCTGACACAGCTGACACATGAACAGATAAACGATTTCAGACGAAATCCGTTGAAATATAAGTGTGTTGACCAAAAGCCGTCTATCGACGATAAAGAAGCGTCAGTGAGAACGGTAGAAAATGTTTCGCCGAACGTATCATCTAAACGCAAAGCCCCGAGTGATGAAAATGACACGAACTCGATGGAGAAAGACTATGATGAGATCCTTAGTAATGAGGCAAGTGTAGGAAATTTATCTCTTTCCAGAGTCACAGAATGCTGTGGCGAGAACGATATAACTGTAGATCAATCAATAAAAGAAACAACTTTCTGCACAAATACATCGAACAGGATTACAGTGATCGACCTCTGTTCATCAGACGACGAAGAAAATACAGTTCCATCTGCACTCTCAGATGAAAGTAGGAAACCATTGAAGTTCATCACtgatgcagacgtaacaaaatcTTTGTTACAGAACCTCTCTTCGACGAAGTTTCATTTATCGACAAATCCGATAAATCAAACAAGCGGACGGTCGAATGGTAACATTTTTAATAACGATAGCGAAACTTGTACAAGCAAATACCGTAGTACAATGTTGAATGCGCGTATGAACATTTCCCCAATACTTAGACCGGCACCATAG
- the ova gene encoding ovaries absent isoform X2, whose translation MRFSTLEEQEYAVGLPKKPLLHTGQTMMTTTDTMEMKENNVFEEGSVVSNLPLLFANGHPTSLEKITLTQLEHFVTFMVQCSLGHDNTDAITEPRWWPKEVKFTNPLARPKRINENWMANLKKLVFRCYTYHRSEYLLRFCSYLARYPQEDLEYVNNWDSTTSLYHKSTGKLLVTFRNENMNYDKRYESPRKKLLSCNGVAICNSNKLKQQQQQHSILMVEPPAEDIYLCDNCDAEFIGLEKMKEHERMCCEQEQTTNNWRSTTPDVLNVKPPEIKQDHFLEYFRLRPPIANTATVTEVHEDMTVNNSVAERSSRRVRGSINFARCPSIPFSSPAGMLLAKKSKAMTQGTQQERLERIERHLVAPVLNGSCKPKWLEAEFSNDRWIVTYKPNKEKIVDDYVHQYQFVNTVKRKPMLSIHSQLLYLACRPVYVLLTQLTHEQINDFRRNPLKYKCVDQKPSIDDKEASVRTVENVSPNVSSKRKAPSDENDTNSMEKDYDEILSNEDYSDRPLFIRRRRKYSSICTLR comes from the exons ATGAGATTCTCAACATTGGAAGAACAGGAGTACGCGGTAGGCTTACCTAAGAAACCGCTACTTCATACTGGACAGACCATGATGACCACTACAGATACCATGGAGATGAAAGAGAATAATGTCTTCGAAGAAGGATCTGTAGTATCCAATCTTCCTTTACTGTTTGCCAATGGGCATCCAACATCGTTGGAAAAAATTACATTA ACACAACTGGAACATTTTGTAACATTCATGGTTCAGTGTTCGCTAGGACACGATAATACAGATGCGATTACTGAGCCACGATGGTGGCCAAAAGAAGTGAAATTCACAAATCCTTTGGCAAGACCTAAAAGAATTAATGAA aACTGGATGGCTAATTTGAAGAAATTGGTATTTAGATGCTACACGTATCACAGAAGCGAATATTTGTTACGTTTTTGTTCATATCTGGCTCGGTATCCACAGGAAGATCTAGAGTATGTTAACAACTGGGATTCTACTACGAGCCTTTATCACAAAAGTACTGGAAAATTATTAGTCACATTTCGTAATGAAAACATG AACTATGACAAGAGATATGAGAGTCCACGAAAGAAATTACTCTCGTGTAACGGAGTTGCTATTTGCAATTCCAATAAGTTaaaacagcagcaacaacagcatTCCATTTTAATGGTGGAACCACCAGCAGAAGACATTTATTTGTGCGACAATTGCGATGCTGAGTTTATAGGCCTAGAAAAGATGAAG GAACACGAACGCATGTGCTGTGAACAGGAACAAACCACAAATAATTGGCGGTCCACAACACCGGATGTATTGAATGTGAAACCACCTGAGATAAAGCAAGACCACTTCTTGGAATACTTTCGATTACGCCCGCCAATAGCCAACACTGCGACGGTCACAGAGGTCCATGAGGACATGACCGTCAATAACAGTGTCGCTGAGCGAAGTTCACGTCGTGTCCGTGGTTCTATTAACTTTGCAAGATGTCCGAGTATCCCGTTTTCATCTCCTGCTGGAATGTTATTAGCAAAAAAATCGAAAGCTATGACACAAGGCACCCAGCAAGAAAGATTGGAGAGAATAGAGAGAcatcttgttgctcctgttttAAACGGTTCATGTAAACCGAAATGGTTGGAAGCGGAGTTCAGTAACGACAGATGGATTGTAACGTATAAACCAAACAAAGAAAAAATTGTAGACGACTACGTGCACCAATATCAATTTGTAAATACTGTTAAGAGAAAGCCAA TGTTAAGTATACATTCGCAATTGTTATACCTTGCTTGTCGACCTGTATATGTTCTTCTGACACAGCTGACACATGAACAGATAAACGATTTCAGACGAAATCCGTTGAAATATAAGTGTGTTGACCAAAAGCCGTCTATCGACGATAAAGAAGCGTCAGTGAGAACGGTAGAAAATGTTTCGCCGAACGTATCATCTAAACGCAAAGCCCCGAGTGATGAAAATGACACGAACTCGATGGAGAAAGACTATGATGAGATCCTTAGTAATGAG GATTACAGTGATCGACCTCTGTTCATCAGACGACGAAGAAAATACAGTTCCATCTGCACTCTCAGATGA
- the PIG-T gene encoding phosphatidylinositol glycan anchor biosynthesis class T isoform X2, producing the protein MTHLNVPLLFFTISFIIETVSPHNDFFDEELMLKPLSSNHVYAYFQFTTVWEAPKEIKTLQHSHLFPRGLGEIISRHGVDELHLTLTKGLWNYQKWGYPYHDAGPGAEITTWFNKDVVNVDNEWKGLTNALAGLFCASLNFVNPSNSMSPEFTFRPSGIVESNSINSSHLRYSSLPREIVCTENLTPFKKLLPCDSKKGLAALLNSAYIHNTNYHSIGVHFRVICSNAVCTKTSLELRQSVSLVYDTMDWSILKFFGMGIKGACPLASLSNIYVDVSNNNTNQIYRLTPQPSAKITSLRGGQRNEIAVYDIRAHSAKGIFNIGVTHNAGAKVSLNYPSILYANRYIIGYGQERGSLVTKLYNNYWQPLDVVLLENIPWYLLVYFHSVTITCEGQQIVPLAQRYLPGKERKSPYYLEMVLRLPARSVTRFSIEMDYSFLKWQEYPPDANHGFYMGSAVITALLPIARNYTALPLDGSTITSSFNASRVGYLVQLRTESLLISLPTPDFSMPYNVICLACTAVALAFGPLHNISTKTLVLKKIEMNWKEKLFASLMEKFVKLKKKKQE; encoded by the exons ATGACGCATTTAAACGTACCGCTATTATTTTTTACGATTTCTTTTATTATCGAGACGGTGTCTCCGCACAATGATTTCTTCGACGAGGAGTTAATGTTGAAACCATTATCGAGCAATCATGTTTACGCGTACTTTCAATTCACTACCGTGTGGGAGGCGCCGAAAGAAATAAAGACAT TACAACATTCCCATTTATTTCCAAGAGGGCTTGGAGAAATTATAAGTCGTCATGGTGTAGACGAACTACATCTCACTTTAACCAAAGGATTATGGAATTACCAAAAATGGGGTTATCCTTACCATGATGCAGGTCCAGGTGCAGAAATCACAACTTGGTTTAATAAAGATGTTGTCAA TGTCGACAACGAATGGAAAGGTTTGACAAATGCTCTGGCTGGACTGTTTTGTGCCTCGTTAAATTTTGTTAATCCTTCGAACAGTATGTCTCCGGAATTCACATTCCGACCTAGCGGTATCGTAGAGAGTAATAGTATAAACTCTAGTCATTTACGCTATTCATCACTGCCAAGAGAAATAGTTTGCACAGAAAATTTGACACCATTCAAAAAATTACTGCCATGCGATTCTAAG AAAGGTTTAGCAGCATTGTTGAATTCAGCATACATTCATAATACAAATTACCATTCCATTGGAGTTCACTTCCGCGTGATATGTTCCAACGCAGTGTGTACAAAAACATCGTTAGAATTACGACAGTCCGTTTCGTTAGTATATGATACGATG GACTGGTCAATTCTAAAATTCTTTGGAATGGGTATTAAAGGGGCGTGTCCTCTCGCCTCGTTGAGCAATATATACGTAGACGTTTCTAATAACAATACAAATCAGATTTACCGATTAACACCTCAGCCGAGTGCTAAAATTACTAGTCTTCGAGGTGGTCAACGGAACGAAATAGCCGTGTACGATATTAGAGCACATTCCGCAAAAGGAATATTTAATATTGGAGTTACTCATAACGCTGGCGCCAAAGTTAGTCTAAACTATCCATCGATTTTATATGCGAATAGATATATTATCG GATACGGGCAGGAAAGGGGCAGCCTGGTAACAAAGCTCTATAACAATTACTGGCAACCACTTGATGTGGTTCTGTTAGAAAATATTCCATGGTACTTGCTGGTATATTTTCATTCCGTTACAATAACTTGCGAGGGACAACAGATAGTCCCAT TGGCTCAACGTTATCTGCCTGGCAAAGAAAGGAAAAGTCCATACTATCTTGAAATGGTTTTACGTTTACCAGCACGATCGGTGACTAGGTTTTCCATAGAAATGGATTATTCGTTTCTTAAGTGGCAGGAATATCCACCGGATGCTAACCATGGATTTTATATGGGCTCAGCCGTAATTACCGCATTGCTTCCCATAGCGAGAAATTACACTGCGCTACCGCTCGACGGAAGTACCATAACATCTAG ttTCAATGCTTCGAGAGTCGGATACTTGGTACAACTGAGAACGGAATCTTTACTTATCAGTCTACCCACGCCCGATTTCAGCATGCCGTACAATGTAATTTGCTTGGCATGCACAGCCGTCGCCCTCGCGTTTGGTCCGCTTCATAATATCTCCACGAAAACGTTAGTCTtgaagaaaatagaaatgaattgGAAAGAGAAATTGTTCGCTTCCTTAATggaaaagtttgtgaaactaaaaaagaaaaaacaagaataa
- the PIG-T gene encoding phosphatidylinositol glycan anchor biosynthesis class T isoform X1, giving the protein MTHLNVPLLFFTISFIIETVSPHNDFFDEELMLKPLSSNHVYAYFQFTTVWEAPKEIKTLQHSHLFPRGLGEIISRHGVDELHLTLTKGLWNYQKWGYPYHDAGPGAEITTWFNKDVVNVDNEWKGLTNALAGLFCASLNFVNPSNSMSPEFTFRPSGIVESNSINSSHLRYSSLPREIVCTENLTPFKKLLPCDSKKGLAALLNSAYIHNTNYHSIGVHFRVICSNAVCTKTSLELRQSVSLVYDTMVDTSQDWSILKFFGMGIKGACPLASLSNIYVDVSNNNTNQIYRLTPQPSAKITSLRGGQRNEIAVYDIRAHSAKGIFNIGVTHNAGAKVSLNYPSILYANRYIIGYGQERGSLVTKLYNNYWQPLDVVLLENIPWYLLVYFHSVTITCEGQQIVPLAQRYLPGKERKSPYYLEMVLRLPARSVTRFSIEMDYSFLKWQEYPPDANHGFYMGSAVITALLPIARNYTALPLDGSTITSSFNASRVGYLVQLRTESLLISLPTPDFSMPYNVICLACTAVALAFGPLHNISTKTLVLKKIEMNWKEKLFASLMEKFVKLKKKKQE; this is encoded by the exons ATGACGCATTTAAACGTACCGCTATTATTTTTTACGATTTCTTTTATTATCGAGACGGTGTCTCCGCACAATGATTTCTTCGACGAGGAGTTAATGTTGAAACCATTATCGAGCAATCATGTTTACGCGTACTTTCAATTCACTACCGTGTGGGAGGCGCCGAAAGAAATAAAGACAT TACAACATTCCCATTTATTTCCAAGAGGGCTTGGAGAAATTATAAGTCGTCATGGTGTAGACGAACTACATCTCACTTTAACCAAAGGATTATGGAATTACCAAAAATGGGGTTATCCTTACCATGATGCAGGTCCAGGTGCAGAAATCACAACTTGGTTTAATAAAGATGTTGTCAA TGTCGACAACGAATGGAAAGGTTTGACAAATGCTCTGGCTGGACTGTTTTGTGCCTCGTTAAATTTTGTTAATCCTTCGAACAGTATGTCTCCGGAATTCACATTCCGACCTAGCGGTATCGTAGAGAGTAATAGTATAAACTCTAGTCATTTACGCTATTCATCACTGCCAAGAGAAATAGTTTGCACAGAAAATTTGACACCATTCAAAAAATTACTGCCATGCGATTCTAAG AAAGGTTTAGCAGCATTGTTGAATTCAGCATACATTCATAATACAAATTACCATTCCATTGGAGTTCACTTCCGCGTGATATGTTCCAACGCAGTGTGTACAAAAACATCGTTAGAATTACGACAGTCCGTTTCGTTAGTATATGATACGATGGTAGATACGTCTCAG GACTGGTCAATTCTAAAATTCTTTGGAATGGGTATTAAAGGGGCGTGTCCTCTCGCCTCGTTGAGCAATATATACGTAGACGTTTCTAATAACAATACAAATCAGATTTACCGATTAACACCTCAGCCGAGTGCTAAAATTACTAGTCTTCGAGGTGGTCAACGGAACGAAATAGCCGTGTACGATATTAGAGCACATTCCGCAAAAGGAATATTTAATATTGGAGTTACTCATAACGCTGGCGCCAAAGTTAGTCTAAACTATCCATCGATTTTATATGCGAATAGATATATTATCG GATACGGGCAGGAAAGGGGCAGCCTGGTAACAAAGCTCTATAACAATTACTGGCAACCACTTGATGTGGTTCTGTTAGAAAATATTCCATGGTACTTGCTGGTATATTTTCATTCCGTTACAATAACTTGCGAGGGACAACAGATAGTCCCAT TGGCTCAACGTTATCTGCCTGGCAAAGAAAGGAAAAGTCCATACTATCTTGAAATGGTTTTACGTTTACCAGCACGATCGGTGACTAGGTTTTCCATAGAAATGGATTATTCGTTTCTTAAGTGGCAGGAATATCCACCGGATGCTAACCATGGATTTTATATGGGCTCAGCCGTAATTACCGCATTGCTTCCCATAGCGAGAAATTACACTGCGCTACCGCTCGACGGAAGTACCATAACATCTAG ttTCAATGCTTCGAGAGTCGGATACTTGGTACAACTGAGAACGGAATCTTTACTTATCAGTCTACCCACGCCCGATTTCAGCATGCCGTACAATGTAATTTGCTTGGCATGCACAGCCGTCGCCCTCGCGTTTGGTCCGCTTCATAATATCTCCACGAAAACGTTAGTCTtgaagaaaatagaaatgaattgGAAAGAGAAATTGTTCGCTTCCTTAATggaaaagtttgtgaaactaaaaaagaaaaaacaagaataa
- the BORCS6 gene encoding BLOC-1 related complex subunit 6 isoform X1 encodes MDSEESETHAKPLPTRSEKSTAIDYDEDRLHEMTASYSEISFDSQSSPPISELRSLIDSPDIDGTKFLEDSLEKMNAAGCRPDQLNLKNREETSPVEDEELDPPSYHKAIGYLQLEGTVMQDGDMVLFVAEDLENKIKLSSPVTKKGETPSFPGSRSSTPCLYRQALTPQLPLLDHNILNELEMEARKVATSVDALTENLAAILHSASALTVGCLETYRDAVCKTCDAIDHNIKSMYQLMAKCEELSKSMGPVYKLAEQVKEMKRMLELFESAMNL; translated from the exons ATGGACTCGGAAGAGAGCGAAACACACGCAAAGCCCTTACCAACACGCAGCGAAAAGAGCACTGCTATCGACTACGATGAAGATAGA CTGCACGAGATGACAGCGTCTTACTCCGAaatatcgttcgattcgcagTCGTCACCGCCGATCTCGGAGCTGAGATCGTTGATTGATTCGCCGGACATAGACGGTACAAAATTCTTGGAGGACAGTTTAGAAAAGATGAACGCGGCCGGCTGCAGGCCGGATCAGCTGAACTTAAAGAACAGAGAGGAGACTAGTCCTGTCGAGGACGAGGAATTGGATCCTCCGAGTTATCATAAAGCCATCGGGTATTTGCAGCTCGAAGGGACCGTGATGCAGGACGGGGACATGGTGTTGTTCGTCGCGGAAgatttagaaaataaaattaaactgTCGAGCCCGGTGACGAAAAAGGGGGAGACTCCTTCGTTTCCAGGCTCCCGTAGCTCGACTCCTTGTTTGTACAGGCAGGCACTGACGCCGCAGCTACCACTTCTCGATCATAATATTTTAAACGAGCTGGAAATGGAGGCCAGGAAAGTTGCGACATCGGTCGACGCGTTGACGGAAAATTTAGCCGCGATTCTACACAGT GCATCGGCGTTGACGGTCGGATGTTTGGAAACGTACAGAGACGCGGTATGCAAAACATGCGACGCGATAGATCACAACATTAAGTCGATGTACCAATTAATGGCGAAATGCGAGGAGTTATCGAAATCCATGGGACCAGTGTATAAATTAGCTGAACAAGT TAAGGAGATGAAGAGGATGCTGGAGCTATTCGAGAGTGCTATGAATCTGTGA
- the BORCS6 gene encoding BLOC-1 related complex subunit 6 isoform X2, whose protein sequence is MTASYSEISFDSQSSPPISELRSLIDSPDIDGTKFLEDSLEKMNAAGCRPDQLNLKNREETSPVEDEELDPPSYHKAIGYLQLEGTVMQDGDMVLFVAEDLENKIKLSSPVTKKGETPSFPGSRSSTPCLYRQALTPQLPLLDHNILNELEMEARKVATSVDALTENLAAILHSASALTVGCLETYRDAVCKTCDAIDHNIKSMYQLMAKCEELSKSMGPVYKLAEQVKEMKRMLELFESAMNL, encoded by the exons ATGACAGCGTCTTACTCCGAaatatcgttcgattcgcagTCGTCACCGCCGATCTCGGAGCTGAGATCGTTGATTGATTCGCCGGACATAGACGGTACAAAATTCTTGGAGGACAGTTTAGAAAAGATGAACGCGGCCGGCTGCAGGCCGGATCAGCTGAACTTAAAGAACAGAGAGGAGACTAGTCCTGTCGAGGACGAGGAATTGGATCCTCCGAGTTATCATAAAGCCATCGGGTATTTGCAGCTCGAAGGGACCGTGATGCAGGACGGGGACATGGTGTTGTTCGTCGCGGAAgatttagaaaataaaattaaactgTCGAGCCCGGTGACGAAAAAGGGGGAGACTCCTTCGTTTCCAGGCTCCCGTAGCTCGACTCCTTGTTTGTACAGGCAGGCACTGACGCCGCAGCTACCACTTCTCGATCATAATATTTTAAACGAGCTGGAAATGGAGGCCAGGAAAGTTGCGACATCGGTCGACGCGTTGACGGAAAATTTAGCCGCGATTCTACACAGT GCATCGGCGTTGACGGTCGGATGTTTGGAAACGTACAGAGACGCGGTATGCAAAACATGCGACGCGATAGATCACAACATTAAGTCGATGTACCAATTAATGGCGAAATGCGAGGAGTTATCGAAATCCATGGGACCAGTGTATAAATTAGCTGAACAAGT TAAGGAGATGAAGAGGATGCTGGAGCTATTCGAGAGTGCTATGAATCTGTGA